From one Pseudactinotalea sp. HY158 genomic stretch:
- a CDS encoding ImmA/IrrE family metallo-endopeptidase, with translation MDDLISQAASLGLRVMWRDLGRRNGELTSGGLVRLNPRKPAIVQRCTLAHEMGHWWHGHDWTRDHDQLRDERQADAYAARLLISPAEYALAERLNPHPGAIAKELEVTRHLVEVWQRLPAPTIQRRIV, from the coding sequence TTGGACGACCTCATCAGCCAAGCCGCCTCGCTTGGGCTGCGCGTCATGTGGCGCGACCTCGGCCGCCGGAACGGCGAACTCACCTCCGGCGGCCTCGTCAGGCTCAATCCACGCAAGCCGGCGATCGTGCAACGGTGCACCCTCGCCCACGAGATGGGGCACTGGTGGCACGGGCACGACTGGACCCGCGACCACGACCAACTGCGCGACGAGCGCCAGGCCGACGCCTACGCCGCACGCCTGCTCATCTCACCCGCCGAGTACGCGCTCGCGGAGAGACTCAACCCACACCCCGGCGCCATCGCCAAGGAACTCGAGGTCACGCGCCACCTCGTCGAGGTCTGGCAGCGGCTGCCGGCACCCACCATCCAGCGCCGGATTGTGTGA